One Carassius gibelio isolate Cgi1373 ecotype wild population from Czech Republic chromosome B18, carGib1.2-hapl.c, whole genome shotgun sequence DNA segment encodes these proteins:
- the LOC127977013 gene encoding progesterone receptor, protein METKTNSRMETANTSLADSTEMRTGISRIVEKFTDESLGHGRVSVRNFGDAGSLRSSAPVSSSHGLDQLSFLDLPLDTKTYTDQMDEFLKAESGQWSEKAPRPKETDVSESAYIKDELEQSLIMEPLNTDFDLGLNISALDSCYDPVVKKQQSDFIEDSSTLLSSQAVQQVAVDSSSNFQLDMNLSTLGLPPPRRVSPSLGRGMLNFDGTSAATTMSKTDISKWVSPANSPFWYPSTNEEHAGYSSPEGFISRSQTVYTAFPGVPSQRLCVICGDEASGCHYGVLTCGSCKVFFKRAVEGHHNYLCAGRNDCIVDKIRRKNCPSCRLRKCYQAGMMLGGRKMKRFVGLKVMGLNPSLMFQGPLPLLADGQTVSSVPCMPAIRELQLSPQMINILENIEPQVVYSGYDNSQPELPHLLLNSLNRLCERQLLWIVRWSKSLPGFRNLHINDQMTLIQYSWMGLMVFSLGWRTFQNVTSDYLYFAPDLILSQDQMRRSPIYDLCLAMQFVPQEFANLQVTKEEFLCMKALMLLNTVPLEGLKSQTQFDEMRQNYICELTKVIQLKEKGVVASSQRFYHLTKLMDTMHEITKKVNLYCLTTYIQADAMKVEFPEMMSEVIASQLPKVLAGMVKPLMFHK, encoded by the exons ATGGAAACCAAAACTAACAGCAGAATGGAAACTGCGAACACTTCTCTCGCTGATTCCACAGAGATGAGGACTGGAATAAGTCGTATCGTCGAAAAATTTACGGACGAGAGTTTAGGGCACGGCAGGGTCTCCGTGCGTAATTTTGGAGACGCGGGGTCTTTACGCAGCAGCGCGCCTGTCTCAAGCAGCCACGGTCTGGATCAGCTCTCTTTTCTTGACTTGCCTCTCGACACCAAAACGTATACTGACCAAATGGATGAATTTCTGAAAGCTGAAAGCGGTCAGTGGAGCGAAAAAGCGCCTCGGCCCAAGGAGACAGATGTCTCGGAGAGTGCGTATATTAAAGATGAGCTTGAGCAGTCTCTCATCATGGAGCCACTCAACACTGATTTCGACCTCGGCTTAAACATCAGCGCCTTGGATAGCTGCTATGACCCAGTCGTAAAGAAACAGCAGTCCGACTTTATTGAGGACTCTTCAACTTTGCTCTCATCTCAAGCTGTCCAACAGGTTGCTGTGGACAGTTCCTCTAACTTTCAGCTGGACATGAATCTATCTACATTGGGTTTGCCACCTCCGAGAAGAGTATCGCCTTCTCTCGGCAGAGGTATGTTGAATTTCGATGGAACGAGTGCAGCTACCACGATGTCCAAAACGGACATTTCCAAATGGGTTTCACCCGCGAACTCTCCGTTCTGGTATCCAAGCACTAATGAAGAGCACGCTGGATACTCTTCACCAGAAGGGTTCATCTCGCGCTCACAGACAGTCTACACGGCATTTCCAGG GGTTCCATCTCAAAGACTGTGTGTTATATGCGGAGACGAAGCCTCGGGTTGTCACTATGGAGTTCTTACCTGTGGAAGCTGCAAGGTGTTTTTCAAGAGAGCTGTTGAAG GTCACCATAACTACCTGTGTGCTGGACGGAACGACTGTATTGTTGATAAAATCAGGAGGAAAAACTGCCCTTCGTGTCGTCTTAGAAAGTGCTACCAGGCAGGGATGATGCTCGGAG GCCGTAAAATGAAGCGGTTTGTGGGTTTGAAGGTCATGGGGTTGAATCCATCGCTGATGTTCCAGGGTCCGTTGCCCCTGCTGGCTGATGGTCAGACTGTGTCCTCCGTGCCCTGCATGCCAGCGATCCGTGAGCTGCAGCTGTCACCTCAGATGATCAACATTCTGGAGAATATTGAGCCACAGGTGGTTTACTCTGGCTACGACAACTCGCAACCAGAGCTCCCTCATCTCCTCCTCAACAGTCTCAACAGACTCTGTGAGAGGCAGCTGCTCTGGATTGTCAGATGGTCCAAGTCTCTTCCAG GTTTTCGCAATTTGCACATCAATGACCAGATGACGTTAATCCAGTATTCTTGGATGGGTTTAATGGTGTTCTCGCTGGGTTGGAGAACCTTTCAGAATGTCACCAGTGATTACTTGTACTTTGCGCCCGATCTCATCTTGAGCCA AGATCAGATGAGGAGGTCTCCGATCTACGATTTGTGCTTGGCTATGCAATTCGTTCCACAGGAATTTGCCAACTTGCAAGTGACCAAAGAAGAGTTTCTATGCATGAAGGCTTTGATGCTCCTCAACACTG TTCCTCTGGAAGGCTTGAAGAGTCAAACACAGTTTGATGAAATGAGACAGAACTACATCTGTGAGTTGACGAAAGTCATCCAGCTGAAGGAGAAAGGAGTGGTGGCCAGCTCACAGAGATTCTACCATCTGACCAAACTCATGGACACCATGCACGAG ATTACAAAGAAGGTCAATCTGTACTGTCTGACCACTTACATCCAGGCGGATGCCATGAAGGTGGAGTTTCCAGAGATGATGTCAGAGGTCATTGCATCACAGCTGCCGAAAGTGCTGGCGGGAATGGTCAAACCCCTTATGTTTCACAAGTGA
- the LOC127976924 gene encoding short transient receptor potential channel 6-like, with amino-acid sequence MSSCLVRTSSCERFKDCSKPMTTGNTSVEHTSAHQQMNTDFEKYPLPRYCKRNSWSNDDFQRHALAKSRRMAMRRPAYMFNARYNSLSPTEERFLEAAEYGNIPVIRRMLEELPDLNFNCVDYMGQNALQLAVANEHLEVTELLLRKENLARVGDALLLAISKGYIRIVEAILGHQAFADTSKLTSSPLQAETQDDFFAYDEDGTRFSHDITPIILASHCHEYEIVHILLRKGAHIARPHDYFCKCNSCLYHQRHDSFSHSRSRINAYKGLASPAYLSLSSEDPVLTALELSNELAVLANIEKEFKNDYQKLSMQCKDFVVGLLDLCRNTEEVEAILNGDTVAGGHFDKGGRPNLVRLKLAIKYELKKFVAHPNCQQQLLSIWYENLSGLRQQTTAVKLLVVLGVVVGLPILALLYWIAPSSKLGKIIHGPFLKFVAHAASFTIFLGLLIMNAADRFQGTSLLPNMTIHDHPSQLFRMKTTPFTWMEMLIISWVVGMIWAECKEIWSQGPREYLLEPWNLLDFGMLAIFVTSFIARFMAFWHANVAQSYVDKHYTDLSNITLPLEIEYYRLARIYWVPSDPQLISEGLYAIAVVLSFSRIAYILPANESFGPLQISLGRTVKDIFKFMVIFIMVFVAFMIGMFNLYSYYRGAKQNGAFTTVEESFKTLFWAIFGLSEVKSVIINNGHKFIENIGYVLYGVYNVTMVIVLLNMLIAMINNSFQEIEDDADVEWKFARAKLWFSYFEEGGTLPVPFNLIPSPKSVISLAMNLKQLLLIPLHRQKENLKEDTELNESGKQKESSEKNSPHTSRYQRIMKRLIKRYVIKAQTDKEGDEVNEGELKEIKQDISSLRYELLEEKSRQTEELAELVRKLGERKAGQQTL; translated from the exons GAATAGCTGGAGCAATGATGACTTTCAGAGGCATGCATTGGCTAAGAGCCGGCGCATGGCTATGCGGAGACCGGCCTACATGTTTAATGCCCGTTACAATAGTCTATCGCCAACAGAAGAACGTTTCCTAGAGGCGGCAGAGTATGGAAATATCCCTGTCATCCGTAGGATGCTAGAAGAACTCCCAGACCTTAATTTCAACTGTGTGGACTACATGggccagaatgcattgcagcttGCGGTTGCCAATGAGCACCTGGAAGTGACTGAACTCTTGCTGAGGAAAGAGAACCTGGCCAGGGTTGGTGACGCTCTGCTTTTAGCCATAAGTAAAGGCTACATTCGTATTGTGGAGGCCATTTTGGGCCACCAAGCCTTTGCGGACACATCTAAACTTACTAGCAGCCCCCTCCAGGCAGAGACGCAAGACGACTTCTTTGCCTATGATGAGGATGGCACTCGGTTTTCCCATGATATTACACCCATTATACTAGCTTCTCATTGCCATGAATATGAGATTGTGCACATTCTGCTAAGAAAGGGTGCCCACATTGCACGACCACATGACTACTTTTGCAAATGCAACAGCTGCCTCTATCACCAGAGGCACGACTCTTTTAGCCATTCGCGTTCAAGAATCAATGCCTACAAAGGGCTGGCAAGCCCTGCCTACCTTTCCCTGTCCAGCGAGGATCCGGTACTGACGGCATTGGAGCTCAGCAATGAACTGGCTGTACTGGCCAACATAGAAAAAGAGTTCAAG AACGATTATCAAAAGCTGTCTATGCAATGTAAGGATTTTGTAGTTGGACTTCTGGATCTGTGTCGGAATACAGAGGAGGTTGAAGCCATTCTAAATGGAGACACAGTGGCAGGTGGCCACTTTGACAAGGGTGGCAGACCTAATCTAGTTCGCTTAAAACTGGCCATCAAATACGAGCTGAAAAAG TTTGTAGCCCATCCAAACTGCCAACAGCAGCTTTTGTCCATATGGTATGAGAATCTGTCAGGGCTCAGGCAGCAAACCACAGCTGTCAAGTTGCTGGTGGTTCTGGGGGTGGTGGTTGGACTTCCCATCCTGGCCTTACTGTACTGGATAGCACCCTCAAGCAAG TTGGGGAAGATTATACATGGTCCTTTCTTAAAATTTGTGGCACACGCAGCTTCTTTCACAATCTTTCTTGGCCTTCTCATTATGAACGCTGCTGACCGTTTCCAAGGGACATCTCTCTTACCAAATATGACCATCCACGACCACCCGTCCCAGTTGTTCCGCATGAAGACCACCCCTTTTACCTGGATGGAAATGCTGATTATTTCCTGGGTCGTAG GAATGATTTGGGCTGAATGTAAAGAGATATGGTCTCAGGGTCCTCGGGAATATCTGCTGGAGCCATGGAATTTGCTGGACTTTGGAATGCTGGCCATTTTTGTGACTTCATTCATTGCTAGATTTATGGCATTTTGGCATGCAAATGTTGCACAGAGTTACGTCGACAAGCACTACACAGATCTATCAAACATTACCTTGCCCCTTGAGATAGAATACTATCGTCTTG CTCGCATCTACTGGGTTCCTTCAGACCCTCAGCTGATCTCTGAGGGCCTTTATGCCATCGCAGTGGTTCTGAGCTTCTCTCGGATTGCGTACATCCTACCGGCGAATGAGAGCTTTGGGCCCTTGCAGATCTCTCTGGGTAGGACTGTGAAGGATATATTCAAATTCATGGTGATCTTCATAATGGTGTTTGTGGCTTTCATGATTGGAATGTTTAACCTCTACTCGTACTATCGTGGAGCCAAGCAGAATGGCGCCTTCACAAC GGTTGAGGAAagctttaaaactttattttgggcTATTTTTGGACTTTCTGAGGTCAAGTCTGTCATCATCAACAACGGGCACAAATTCATTGAGAATATTGGCTATGTGCTTTACGGTGTCTATAACGTTACCATGGTTATCGTCTTACTCAACATGCTCATCGCCATGATCAACAACTCATTTCAGGAAATTGAG GATGATGCAGATGTGGAGTGGAAGTTTGCCAGGGCTAAGCTGTGGTTTTCGTACTTTGAAGAAGGAGGGACACTGCCTGTGCCCTTTAACCTCATCCCCAGCCCAAAATCAGTCATCAGCCTGGCTATGAATCTCAAACAGCTCCTGCTAATACCTCTTCACAGACAAAAAGAGAACCTGAAGGAGGACACAGAGCTCAATGag tcAGGTAAACAAAAAGAATCCAGTGAGAAGAATTCACCTCATACAAGCCGTTACCAG AGGATCATGAAAAGGCTAATCAAACGATATGTGATCAAAGCACAGACTGACAAAGAGGGAGATGAAGTAAATGAAG GGGAACTAAAGGAGATAAAGCAGGATATCTCAAGTTTGCGCTATGAGCTGCTGGAGGAGAAATCCCGTCAGACGGAGGAGCTAGCAGAACTAGTCAGGAAACTGGGAGAGAGAAAGGCTGGTCAACAGACCCTATAG